Within Planococcus citri chromosome 2, ihPlaCitr1.1, whole genome shotgun sequence, the genomic segment atcgtattttcaGGTCATTGAACTCATCGAAGCTTAGAgaaatttcttttgatttacctatatctacatatttggataaaaaaaattgtggtaacAATACGGTCTTCGATGTATAGAAGTACAaacttttttaattacaataatttaaaatgaaatgtatttaaattatttctaagaataaaagttgatttaatttttgtgtacatgattcaatttattttatgattgatCTTACTTCTCTCATCTCGACTTGATGAAAACAATATTCGCTATTCAACGACCTTTCAAGAATTTGTTAAATAAATGCTACGATCAAATATTCAAACTACGTATATATTTATTATTCAACAACAAAATtacactattttttttattacatgaGGTAAATCATATTTCCCTCTCacacatttcaattttaatccagGTACATCTTTAGTTCTACCTGGTCTCACAAGAACCACATTGTGTTCTTGCAAGTTGTGCCCTTCACCTGGTACATGTGCAGTAACTTCTTCTCCATTACTTAGGCGAAGCAAAACACATTGCCTATTTCCAGAATTAGGTTTCACAGGTTTTTTTACGACCCTTCTTAAAACTATACCTTTCATGAAAGGTTTGTTATATCCCAGTGGATTCTTATTCGGCCGGTTTTTCATGACCGGGCCAGTTTTGTGAAGCCTTTCCAGAGTACTTCCTAGCCGAATTATAGCATCtcctgaaaaaatgttgagaataaCAATATAAGTACATTGTTGGAAAAAGGTAGATAAGTATTGTCATAACTTACAAAATTGTTTAAACTGAGTACGGATGAATCATATACAATTTGTAAATAACAGAAAATATTACCTAAAATGGAAGCATTTGCaggtttcgaatttttcaaaaactgtccgAAAATTTCTTGTCGGCAGATCAAGTTGACACAACTTCGAAACAAACTCATTTTATCGGATCATCAAActgcaaaataaaaatgttatagAATCATTTCAGAAGTTTTTTAGTGATAAAACGAAATGCGAAATACCTTTGGATGACGATGAAACCATGTGCATGTGGTTAGAATTGGACTGCGGAAAagattttccaataaaataatataaattatcACCATACACTGCAAACTTAATTAATTACGAGAGAAATTATTTCagatgaaataaaacaaaaaacaccgAAAATTAATATTCTACatctctttctcttttcagttttctcatttCTTATCACTGAACACTGATGTTTTGCTTTGCATTGAATTGAACGTTGATGGAGCGGGTGGGAAGGGCATGCGGTCTTGGAGGAAGCGGGCAAATTCGTTCTTCCTTCGAATACACGAAAAAATAGAATACATATGTCAACTCGAGGGCAAGCATGACGGCAAGAGAGCAAGTGGCAAGATACCAAGACACCAAGAGACTCCGATCAGACTCGGTGACGGTATCACATGTCGGATATCGATATCCTGATGAGAATGAAATTTAGATCTTTCGGCTCCgaccaataatttttcatactttcatCGAAAATAATTGCCGAACGCCGAACGTTAATGAAAAAAGGCACGTTCGGATTTCggatttagtaaaaaaaaaaaaatgagtgaggTACCTAGGcttaaatcgattaaaatttaaaaataagccAAAAAAGGGTCCGAGAACAAGTAACCCGAAATTACGTAATTCTTTGAAACCAATTTTATGATCCAAAAATCCGGCGAAGTCTCTTATCCCAATGCCGCAAGACTGATCCATTTGggagattaaaaatttaccaaagatgTTCTTGGATGTTCTCTTCTATTTTTTCGCTGGCGCCtcatttgataatttcaaagcGTTGAGCTCATGTGGACCTGACTAGCCTGAGTTTCAAATCAaacaagatgaaatttttcccaTAAATCAAATTCTTAGTTTTCAGCACTGAGAAAATGAAGGGAAATTTCCCATAATGAATTACATGTACCTACCTTATCCAtagatttaaaaaagaaacaaacgaCTTAATATTCAAacaaatattattattaatgcataaaattttataagacTGATTTAAAAATGATCTCTTTCATCGGCCGACACATCTTTCCATGAATTTTCCGTCGGAAGTCCAATCAATCCTTGATTCCGAGGCAACTTAATTTTAATATGATCCAACGTTAAACGTCTATAGACACAATCAGGTTTCTCCAATGGTTTCATCACAAGCGTAGGAGGAGGAGGTTTGATTTTTCGACCAAATCTTCCAGTTTTCCTTTGCCATAATCCTGATTTTGGTCTGCGTCCCATTTGTCTATGTTTATTAGGACTTCCAATAGGGATACTTGCATGTTCAATATTAGATATTTGTCCTAGACAATAAACAATTTATTACATTAAAATAAGAGCAAGCGCTATCACGAAGTAGAAATAACATAATAGTACTGTAGATAATTCTTACCAACGGTAGCCATACATCTTTGATCGAAAGAGATTTCCAGTTTCGACGGCATCTTTACAACTACTCTGTCATTTACTTTACGTAGAATTGTAGCTTGTCCACCTGCGGCGTGAACGAAAAATCCACCACTaccaggaattttttcaatacaatttacAATGGTGCCGACTGGCAGAGCGCCTAAAGGAAACGCATCGCCTTCATTTGgtaaaactgaaatgaaaatcgacaatacgAAATCATCATGAGTTTTGAAATATCTGTGAAAAATAAACAACGAAAATTACCCGGAGCACGAGGAATATATTGAGATGTCCTAATA encodes:
- the mRpL2 gene encoding large ribosomal subunit protein uL2m, with product MFPLRCTVKNILSISSKQCAQLPLQSSLKQLIPISSIHTTPCSFEWNAFHLCLPKPLHNRLWRKVQYPEKYTVEPLTVKNLAGRDPDTGRVVTARLGGGIKHKYHWIDWHRRGPDVEGEYFCEKVLEIMDDGCRTAKVALVGSGDKLRYILATVNMQPGDIIRTSQYIPRAPVLPNEGDAFPLGALPVGTIVNCIEKIPGSGGFFVHAAGGQATILRKVNDRVVVKMPSKLEISFDQRCMATVGQISNIEHASIPIGSPNKHRQMGRRPKSGLWQRKTGRFGRKIKPPPPTLVMKPLEKPDCVYRRLTLDHIKIKLPRNQGLIGLPTENSWKDVSADERDHF
- the tko gene encoding small ribosomal subunit protein uS12m; the protein is MSLFRSCVNLICRQEIFGQFLKNSKPANASILGDAIIRLGSTLERLHKTGPVMKNRPNKNPLGYNKPFMKGIVLRRVVKKPVKPNSGNRQCVLLRLSNGEEVTAHVPGEGHNLQEHNVVLVRPGRTKDVPGLKLKCVRGKYDLPHVIKKIV